A genomic segment from Streptosporangium roseum DSM 43021 encodes:
- a CDS encoding lamin tail domain-containing protein, translating to MPAQAAALPAVQFMKIYYNSPGSPDNGANSSLNGEWAQLKNTTRKAISLKGWTLRDKTSASDHVYTFGAFTLGAGKTVTVRTGKGTDTSTIRYWGRSGGTFAYIWNQTADTGYIRNPSGKLIDSCSYNSSRVESVNCL from the coding sequence GTGCCAGCGCAGGCCGCCGCGCTCCCGGCGGTCCAGTTCATGAAGATCTACTACAACTCGCCCGGCTCGCCGGACAACGGGGCGAACAGCAGCCTGAACGGCGAGTGGGCGCAGCTCAAGAACACCACCCGGAAGGCGATCAGCCTCAAGGGGTGGACCCTCCGCGACAAGACGTCTGCGTCTGATCACGTCTACACATTCGGGGCGTTCACCCTCGGCGCTGGGAAGACGGTCACGGTGCGGACCGGTAAGGGTACGGACACCTCGACCATCCGCTACTGGGGTCGATCCGGCGGGACGTTCGCGTACATCTGGAACCAGACCGCGGACACGGGGTACATCCGCAACCCATCTGGGAAGCTCATCGACTCCTGCTCGTACAACAGCTCACGGGTCGAGTCGGTCAACTGCCTGTAG
- a CDS encoding DUF4265 domain-containing protein — MTKSGHRTLRVALVPRDQEQVRLHELLHGKAVESGLAHEWLHGTYLAVDLPPGTDPTPLIKILETPAEAGALRWEIDS; from the coding sequence GTGACAAAGTCCGGTCATCGCACCCTGCGCGTCGCGCTCGTTCCTCGGGATCAAGAGCAGGTCAGGCTGCACGAACTCCTGCATGGCAAGGCCGTCGAGTCCGGCCTGGCGCACGAATGGCTCCATGGCACTTATCTCGCTGTAGACCTTCCTCCTGGTACCGACCCGACGCCTCTCATCAAGATTCTCGAAACCCCCGCCGAGGCTGGCGCCCTCCGCTGGGAGATCGACTCCTGA